Below is a window of Mycolicibacterium rhodesiae NBB3 DNA.
TCTGCTCTACGCGCGGGCGGGCACCCCGCACTGTCCGGTGTGCGGTGAGCGCATCGCCCGCCAGACGCCGCAGCAGATCGTCGACCAGGTGCTGGCCATGGACGAGGGGCTGCGCTTTCAGGTGCTCGCGCCGGTCGTGCGCACCCGCAAGGGCGAGTTCGTCGACCTCTTCGACAAGCTCAACTCGCAGGGCTACAGCAGGGTCCGTGTCGACGGGGTCGTCTACCCCCTGACCGAACCGCCCACGCTGAAAAAGCAGGAAAAGCACGACATCGAGGTCGTCGTCGACCGGCTCACCGTGAAGACCAGCGCCAAACAACGGCTGACGGACTCGGTGGAGACGGCTTTGAACCTGGCCGACGGCATCGTGGTGCTGGAGTTCGTCGACCGCGAGGACGACCACCCGCATCGTGAGCAGCGGTTCTCCGAAAAGCTGGCATGCCCGAACGGCCACCCGCTCGCCGTCGACGACCTCGAGCCGCGGTCCTTCTCGTTCAACTCGCCGTACGGCGCCTGCCCGGAGTGCGTGGGTCTGGGCATCCGTAAGGAGGTCGACCCCGAACTCGTCGTCCCGGATCCGGACCTGACGCTTGCCGAGGGCGCGATCGCGCCATGGGCGATGGGTCAGACGGCCGAGTACTTCACCAGGATGCTGAAGGGGCTCGGTGACCAGATCGGGTTCGACGTCGACACCCCGTGGAAGAAGCTGCCCGCCAAGGCGCGCAGGTCGATCCTGGAAGGCTGCGACGAGCAGGTGCACGTGCGGTACAAGAACCGCTACGGCCGAACCCGTTCGTACTATGCCGATTTCGAAGGTGTGATGGCGTTCCTGCACCGCCGCATGGAGCAGACCGACTCCGAGCAGATGAAGGAGCGCTACGAGGGCTTCATGCGCGACGTGCCGTGCCCCGAGTGCGAGGGCACCAGGCTGAAGCCGGAGATACTCGCCGTGACGATGACGGCGGGGGACTACGGGCCGAAGTCGATCGCGGAGGTGGCCGAGCTGTCGATCGCCGACTGCTCGGCGTTCCTCAACGCGTTGACGCTGGGAACGCGGGAGACGGCGATCGCCGGTCAGGTCCTCAAGGAGATCCAGTCGCGGCTGGGGTTCCTGCTGGACGTCGGGCTCGACTACCTGTCGTTGTCGCGGGCGGCCGGGACGCTGTCCGGCGGTGAGGCGCAACGTATTCGGTTGGCCACCCAGATCGGCTCCGGACTCGTCGGCGTGCTCTACGTCCTGGACGAGCCGTCGATCGGTCTGCATCAGCGCGACAACAGGCGGCTCATCGAGACGCTCATCCGGTTGCGAGATCTCGGCAACACCCTGATCGTCGTAGAGCACGACCTCGACACCATCGCGCACGCGGACTGGGTCGTCGACATCGGCCCCGCGGCCGGCGAGCACGGCGGCCAGATCGTGCACAGCGGGACCTACGAGGACCTGCTGACGAACTCGAATTCGATTACCGGGGCCTATCTGTCGGGCAAGGAGGAGATCGAGGTCCCGGCGATGCGGCGGCCCGCCGATCGCAAGCGACAGATCACGGTCGTCGGCGCGCGCGAGCACAACCTTCGCGAGATCGACGTCACGTTCCCGCTGGGCGTGCTGACGTCGGTCACCGGTGTTTCCGGGTCCGGCAAGTCGACGCTGGTCAACGACATCCTGGCGTCGGTACTCGCCAACAAGCTCAACGGCGCCCGGCAGGTGCCGGGCCGGCACACGCGGGTGACGGGTCTGGACAAGCTCGACAAGCTGGTTCGCGTCGACCAGTCGCCGATCGGCCGCACGCCGCGGTCCAACCCGGCCACCTACACCGGTGTGTTCGACAAGATCCGCACGCTGTTCGCGGCCACCACCGAGGCGAAGGTGCGCGGCTACCAGCCGGGCCGGTTCTCGTTCAACGTCAAAGGTGGGCGCTGCGAAGCCTGTTCCGGTGACGGCACCATCAAGATCGAGATGAATTTCCTGCCGGACGTCTACGTTCCGTGCGAGGTGTGCCAGGGTGCGCGCTACAACCGCGAGACGCTGGAAGTGCACTACAAGGGCAAGACCATCGCCGAGGTGCTCGACATGTCGATCGAGGATGCGGCGGAGTTCTTCAAGCCGATCACCTCGATCCATCGGTATCTGGCGACGCTGGTGGACGTCGGGCTCGGCTACGTCCGACTCGGGCAGCCCGCACCGACGCTGTCCGGTGGCGAGGCGCAACGCGTCAAGCTGGCTTCAGAACTGCAGAAGCGGTCCACCGGGCGCACCATCTACATTCTCGACGAGCCGACCACGGGGTTGCACTTCGAAGACATCCGCAAGCTGCTCGCCGTCATCAACGGCCTTGTCGACAAAGGCAATACGGTGATCGTCATCGAGCACAACCTCGACGTGATCAAGACATCCGACTGGATCGTCGACATGGGACCCGAGGGCGGGGCCGGCGGCGGATCGGTTGTCGCGACCGGCACTCCAGAGGACGTCGCGCTGAATACCGACAGCTACACGGGCCACTTCCTCGCCGAAGCGCTGGGCGTGTCGCGGCCTGCGCCGAAGAAGCGCAAGCGGAGCAAGGTCAGCGCCTAGATTCGTCGAGAGTACGGTTTCTGACGAATTCAGCGGGAAATTCATCAGAAACCGGTGTCTCGGCGTTGACTCAACGACCCTTCGACAGGGGAGACGGGAAGCGCGGGCTGACCCGTACCCCGTCCAGCCAATCGGTGAGGTCGTCGGCGCGCTTCTGCAGTGCCTTGTGCGCGGCGCGGCCCACGTCCTCGAGGAGCCGCACCTCGATGCGGCCGTCGGCATCCTGCCCCCAGGCGCCGACGATGCGCCCGTCGCACCACGCCGTCGGTCCGCCGTTGCCGTTCGTGTCGAACACCTGGCTGCGGTGCCCGCCGAGATACCAGTCGCGGTCGAACCAGCCCATCGTCGTGACGTCGAGGCCGGGCAGCAGCGCACACCACGGTTCGGCATCGGGTTCGACCTCGAGATCGTCGGGCAGCACGAAACCTGGTGTGCCCTCCAGATCCACCTCCACGGCCTCGAGGTCGACCAGCGCCTGACGCGCCCACGTCAACGTGTTGCCGAACCACCATTTGATGTCGGTGACCGTCGCCGGTCCGAACGCCCGCAGCCATCGTCGCACCAACTCGGTACGGGCTTCCTCCGGTGACACGGTGTCACCCATGGTCAGCCAGTCCGACATCGGCGCCCATTGCGGACGCGATACCGTCCACGACCCGTCGTTGGGACCTCGCACGATGTCGCCCCGCACCGACAGCGCCGTCAGAATCCTTGGTGCCAAGGGTGTTTCGCCACCCCACCGCTTGCCGGGCGCAGGGTCGTGGTGGCCGGCCAACTCCGGCAGAGCGGTACGCAGGTCCTTGGCACTCGTCGGGCCGTGCTCGCCCAGATGGCTGAGCACGGCCTTCGACGCCGTATCCAGCCAGGCGTCGCCGTCGCCGCAGAGGCCGGCCTTCTGCGCATCTGCGACCAGCTTGCGGCGCTCGTTGGCGGCCACCCGATCGCTGGCACCCGACTGGATGTGTGGCAGGTCCGCGGCGCGGACCACCCACAGCGTCCGACGCATCGCGAGATGCTTCACCAGGTTCCGTGTCTCGTAGAGTTCGGCGTCCAGATCGGCCAGGACGAAGCCGGGCACACGTGCCCACAGTGAGAGATAAGGCGTGGCCGGATCGGTGGCGTGCAGACCGACGACATCGCCTGCGACGTGTGCCGGGCTCTGAGCGGGCGCGTTGAGGAAGTGCCGCCGCGCGAGCCTGGCTCGCCGCTCGGCAACCGTGAATGAGCGCATCACCTGCGCACGCTACCTGCGGATACCGACACAATTTGGGATCGGTAGCGCTGCCCGCCGCCTTGACTGACAGCACGACGACGCCACTAGGGCGGCGTGTGACGAAGGGAAGATCATGAATCGAGTAGTCGCGGGTGTGGTCGGGCTCGCTGTCGGTGCGGCTGTCCTGGTGGGCTGCTCAGACGACAAGCCAGCAGCCGCGCCAAGCTCCGGAAACGGAAACACGCAGGTGAGCACGAGCGGCAAGACCGAGGTCAAGGTCGGCGGAAGTGACCTGGCCGGTCTGGATCTGAACTCGGTGACCTGCGTCAAGCAGGGCGGAAAGATCAACGTGGCCAGCGCGGCGATCAACGGCCAGGCCGGCCTCGCGGTCGTGATGACCGATGAAGCCACCCCGACTGTCGAGTCGCTGGGCATGTCGGTCGACGGCAACGCCCTCGCGGTCACCAACATGATGGGCGCAAAGACCGGTTCGGCCGAGGTCAAGGTCGACGGCGCCACCTACACCATCACCGGTGAAGCCCAAGGCGCAGACATGGCCAACCCCATGGCGGGCATGATCACCAAGCCCTTCGAGATCAAGGTGACCTGCACCTGATCGCGCGGAGACCGGAAGCGGCGGACGTACCCTCCACGTCCGCCGCTTCCTACACTTCAGAGATGACCATCGTGGCCGACCTCGAGCGGGCGCGACATTTGTCGTTGGCCGCCAACGAGGACGCGGCCAAGGATCTGCTGCTGTCGCTCATACCCGCCATCGAGGCGGCCGACCGCGACGACTGGATGCTCGAGGTCTACGCGCAGCTCGGTCAGCTCTACCTCGTGCGCACCGCCTACAACGGCACCGAGGAGTCGGTCAGCCGCATCCGCGAATGCCTCGCCACGTATGCCGAGGTCCGGGCGGGCACCCGGCCTGATTTGGCGGAGCAGGTGACTATGTCCGACGCCGATGTCGACCACATGACCTGCCGCTATTCGCGCCGAGCGCAGTTCCTCCAAACCGGCCTGGCCGCTGCGCACGGCGACCACGAGGCCGCCGAGGCCGCTCTGCTGGTGTTGACGGACGATGCGACCGACTATCCGGATCTCGCCGTCGAACACCGCCGCTACATCACGTTCGCGCGAATCCTGTGCGCCAACGCGCTCTGTGATGACGATCTGCACGTGCAGTCGCTTCACCTGTGGGAGAAGGTGATCGACGCCATCGACGGCGCACCCGGCGGCGACGAGTTCGACGACTATCTGTTCGTCCTCGGCGGCACGTCATACGGCAGGTTCTGCGTCGAGACGGGCCGGCTCGGCGAAGCCGAACCGTGGCTGCGCCGGGCGGGAGCGCGGGCCGAGGCGCGCGGCTGGGCCCTCGGTACGGCGCGAACGCAATTCGAACGTGCGACGGTGGCGTGGGCGGTGGGCGACCGGGCACTGGCGCAGCACCTGGCGCACGAGTCGTACCCGGCGATCGCCGAGGGCCTACGCGCGCACGATGTGTCGCGGTGCTGGCTGTACTTCGGCCTGATCGCCCTGTCCATCGAAGAACTCGACGACGCCGAAGAACGTTTCGGCCACGCCGAGAGGCACTGGCGGGAGATCGAGAAGCCCCTGCACATCCACCGGATTCTGTTGCAGCGCAGTTGGGTTGACATATTTCGCGGCGACTTCGACGTCGCACGCAAACGTACCGAAGAGGCGCGCGAACTCCTCGATTCCTGGCCACGACACAGCTGGCTGCAGTACGCCCGCCTGCACGATCACGTCGGCAGCATCTGGCGGGCGGACGCCTTGGCTGACGCGGACCCGGACAGTGCCGCGGTCAAGCTCGAGCGGGCCGCCGAACTGAAGGTGCCCGCCGCACTGGCCGTCGACTCGGTGCGGCATGCGATCGCCGATGCCGACGCCAGAATGCGCTGGGCCACCCATGTGTCGGCGCGCATGCTGGCTGGCGCGTTCGCGGTCGCTTCGGAGTGGGGAAACACCGAGCTCGTCAGCCAGTTGGTGGAGTATCACAGTGCGCGAGGGACATTCAGCGCGGAGCCGGATCGGGAGTCCGCCGAGTGGACGGACACCGCGACCGCTGCGGTGCCACTGGAGACCGTCGACGAGTACGCCTTGGTAGCCGCAGGCGAATCGCCGGCCGATGCCGGTTCGGGGCTGACGCGGCTCGGTCCCTTGCCCGCACTGCAGATGGATCCGAGCTCGGGTGCGATCTTGACCCACTACCGCGCGCTGGCCGCCGAACGGTACGGCCGCGCAGTGACCGCCGTCGGGCCCACATGGGCGACGTGGCCGTGATCCATGCCGTGACCGGAGCCGAATCCGCCACGCTGGTCCTGCGATTCGCCGACGTCGGAATCGCCACGTACGCCAGTCTGCGTGTCGTCGGAGACCCGTCCAGGACGGTGACGTGGGTGCTGGACGAGGAGGCGCTGCGAGCCGCGCTGGACGAGCTGACCGGCGCATTGCCCGATCCCATCGACGAGGAGACCCGGCGCGACGCACTCGAACGTGCGATCACCACCGGTGCCTTCGCCTCGCCCGCAACGGAATTCACGATCGCCGCCACGCTGGGCACTCATCTGATCGCACCCGAGGCGTGGGGTTTGATTCACGACTCCCGCAGCGGATCGGCCACACCGCGCGCGGTGTTGTTCGTGTCACCCAGCACCCGGCTGGCTCGGGTGCCCTGGGGGCTCGTCGCGATGCCCGGCGACGACAGCCGGCGGCTCATCGAGCTGGTCGACGTTCTGATGGCGGCTCCACCCAACATCGTCCACTCGCCGCGCCAACCCGCCGGCTGGGGCGGGCGCCGGACCGAGCCGCCGCTGCTCGTCCTGGATCCCCGGGTACCCGGTCAGCGCCCCGACTCTCCGCTGGGTTCCGTGCTCGGTCGTCCGTCCTCCGATACCCCCCTGGCCAGACACTTCGGTGAGCTGATGCAAGCCCGCCGCGTCCTGCCCGACGTGGCGGCGCCGGTCGACCTGTTCCGGCGCGCTGACGCCGACCGCGCCTGGCTGAAGAATCTGTTGGCGCAGGCACCGAGCCGCCTGCTCTATGTCGGCCACGCGACCGCCGCCGACGGCGACATCGGCCATGCCGATCGGGCAGCGCTGCACTTGGCTGACGAACGCCCTCTCACCGCATCGGATCTCATGGTGCAGAAGCTGCCGTTTCCGCCACGCGTCGGTCTGCTCGCGTGTGCGTCCGGTGGTGACTACCGATTCGACGAAGCGACTGGCCTGGTCGCGGCTATGATTCTCGGCGGCGCTGAGTTGGTGACGGCGACGCTGTGGTCCCTACCGACAGCCGCCGGTTTTCGGCTGTTCGCGCCCATTACCGATGCCGATCCGATGGCCGAGGCGATTCTCGCCGTCGACCGCGCGCACGAAGCCGGCGATGCGGGGCGTGCTGTCAACGACTGGCAGCGCGAACAGATGCGGCGCTGGCGCGAGGGCGATCTGGCAGCGAGCCCGCTGTACTGGGCTGCCTTGGCTACGTTCGCCGTGGACGGTGCGCGGTGATCAGCGCGGCGCCACGCAGACTGCGACGGCGGACTCGTCGCCGGACCGGTAGTACGTGTCGACGACACTGCCCGGGGCGACCTTGGTCAACGCCGATGCGGGAATCAGCGCCGTCTCATGCGCCGGAAACTGCCCGCCGCCGGGCCGATTCACCATCACGTCGAGTTCGACCTCGCGGAAATCCTCACGCGCATGCCCGGTGGTTCGCATGCCCGTGACCACGGCGCGGGACTTGGTGCCGTGCCGGATCAGGTCGATCTGCCCGTCCGTGACCAGGCCCTTCACCACCAGCATTCGATCGAATTCTGCCCGGATGGCCACGATGTCGTCGGTGGTGGCGAGCCGCTCGTCGGCCTCGTCGGCCTCGTCGGCCTCGTCGGCCTCGGTGTCGTCGGCGGCGACGGGGGCGTCGCGGTCGGACAGAAGAACGGTTGCGGCGGTGACGACGAGCAGGAACATCAAGAAAGCGTGCAAATACGTGCTGGACATGTCATCAGGCTCTGATGCGGCGCCGGCTACCGAACCCAACTTTGGCCCATGCCCAACTCCTATCCTGTTCCTATGAGCACCGACACGGCCGTCGCCGTCGCACATCCGCGGCGTGCGGTCATCGACCGTGCGTGGCGGGCGATCGGGCCTGGTGTCGAGGTGCTCAGCGGCGACGACGGCGGGCCGCTGCGGCGCACCGTGAAGCGGATCATCGATCCGCTGGTGCTGAGGCTGCGATCGAACACCCAGTTCTCGGCGCCGTTCGTGGCGGCCGACGTCGCCGAGGCCATGCACCACGCGATCGTCGCCCGGGGGGCCCAGTTGCGCGCGGCGGCAGCGTGGTTCGAGCTGCTCAAGCGTGAGCGCCGCCGGCTGCGGATCACCAGCGGGAATGCGCAGGAGCTCTACTTCCCGGTGTGCTTCGAGCTCGCCGTCACGAAAGGCGCACCCGCCCAACCTGATT
It encodes the following:
- the uvrA gene encoding excinuclease ABC subunit UvrA; this translates as MADRLVVKGAREHNLRSVDLELPRDALIVFTGLSGSGKSSLAFDTIFAEGQRRYVESLSAYARQFLGQMDKPDVDFIEGLSPAVSIDQKSTNRNPRSTVGTITEVYDYLRLLYARAGTPHCPVCGERIARQTPQQIVDQVLAMDEGLRFQVLAPVVRTRKGEFVDLFDKLNSQGYSRVRVDGVVYPLTEPPTLKKQEKHDIEVVVDRLTVKTSAKQRLTDSVETALNLADGIVVLEFVDREDDHPHREQRFSEKLACPNGHPLAVDDLEPRSFSFNSPYGACPECVGLGIRKEVDPELVVPDPDLTLAEGAIAPWAMGQTAEYFTRMLKGLGDQIGFDVDTPWKKLPAKARRSILEGCDEQVHVRYKNRYGRTRSYYADFEGVMAFLHRRMEQTDSEQMKERYEGFMRDVPCPECEGTRLKPEILAVTMTAGDYGPKSIAEVAELSIADCSAFLNALTLGTRETAIAGQVLKEIQSRLGFLLDVGLDYLSLSRAAGTLSGGEAQRIRLATQIGSGLVGVLYVLDEPSIGLHQRDNRRLIETLIRLRDLGNTLIVVEHDLDTIAHADWVVDIGPAAGEHGGQIVHSGTYEDLLTNSNSITGAYLSGKEEIEVPAMRRPADRKRQITVVGAREHNLREIDVTFPLGVLTSVTGVSGSGKSTLVNDILASVLANKLNGARQVPGRHTRVTGLDKLDKLVRVDQSPIGRTPRSNPATYTGVFDKIRTLFAATTEAKVRGYQPGRFSFNVKGGRCEACSGDGTIKIEMNFLPDVYVPCEVCQGARYNRETLEVHYKGKTIAEVLDMSIEDAAEFFKPITSIHRYLATLVDVGLGYVRLGQPAPTLSGGEAQRVKLASELQKRSTGRTIYILDEPTTGLHFEDIRKLLAVINGLVDKGNTVIVIEHNLDVIKTSDWIVDMGPEGGAGGGSVVATGTPEDVALNTDSYTGHFLAEALGVSRPAPKKRKRSKVSA
- a CDS encoding winged helix DNA-binding domain-containing protein — encoded protein: MRSFTVAERRARLARRHFLNAPAQSPAHVAGDVVGLHATDPATPYLSLWARVPGFVLADLDAELYETRNLVKHLAMRRTLWVVRAADLPHIQSGASDRVAANERRKLVADAQKAGLCGDGDAWLDTASKAVLSHLGEHGPTSAKDLRTALPELAGHHDPAPGKRWGGETPLAPRILTALSVRGDIVRGPNDGSWTVSRPQWAPMSDWLTMGDTVSPEEARTELVRRWLRAFGPATVTDIKWWFGNTLTWARQALVDLEAVEVDLEGTPGFVLPDDLEVEPDAEPWCALLPGLDVTTMGWFDRDWYLGGHRSQVFDTNGNGGPTAWCDGRIVGAWGQDADGRIEVRLLEDVGRAAHKALQKRADDLTDWLDGVRVSPRFPSPLSKGR
- a CDS encoding lipoprotein LpqH, with translation MNRVVAGVVGLAVGAAVLVGCSDDKPAAAPSSGNGNTQVSTSGKTEVKVGGSDLAGLDLNSVTCVKQGGKINVASAAINGQAGLAVVMTDEATPTVESLGMSVDGNALAVTNMMGAKTGSAEVKVDGATYTITGEAQGADMANPMAGMITKPFEIKVTCT
- a CDS encoding CHAT domain-containing protein, with the protein product MGDVAVIHAVTGAESATLVLRFADVGIATYASLRVVGDPSRTVTWVLDEEALRAALDELTGALPDPIDEETRRDALERAITTGAFASPATEFTIAATLGTHLIAPEAWGLIHDSRSGSATPRAVLFVSPSTRLARVPWGLVAMPGDDSRRLIELVDVLMAAPPNIVHSPRQPAGWGGRRTEPPLLVLDPRVPGQRPDSPLGSVLGRPSSDTPLARHFGELMQARRVLPDVAAPVDLFRRADADRAWLKNLLAQAPSRLLYVGHATAADGDIGHADRAALHLADERPLTASDLMVQKLPFPPRVGLLACASGGDYRFDEATGLVAAMILGGAELVTATLWSLPTAAGFRLFAPITDADPMAEAILAVDRAHEAGDAGRAVNDWQREQMRRWREGDLAASPLYWAALATFAVDGAR